From a single Alkalihalophilus pseudofirmus genomic region:
- a CDS encoding GIY-YIG nuclease family protein produces MSRLATSIIGEKFNRLIVVDQYQINGKGKTICECKCDCGSKRLLKVNYSEIKRGKVKSCGCLVIENTKKANTKHKNSNSHLHNVWCKMKSKCYNHTSKYFKNYGGKGIEVYKYWLGVSGYDNFYDWSMSNGYSKGLYLSRKDKMKDYSPDNCLWGKSKETYNNESFSMKSKLSINGSEYTLEQICSLVGISFRAVVERIKNNYLDERMLMTTMELKQINLKQKHDALKMEEYDYTPFTEIGSNMIAEKSKSGIYEIKNNLNNKVYVGSAVDIFTRWKNHINNLNRNTHHSKHLQNAWNKYGGGNFKFKVLEYVDKDHLINREQYWMDELNAYSSDLGYNIQSIAGSPLGRKMSDETKQNWSKSRRKPVVQLKEDDGIVYLVARWDGIKDAAKHLNLHEQNISHCCKNFRIPHRCGGFIWMYANEFDNLLINNDKESSSSKNKKAKDLGVPIINEEEFVSLIK; encoded by the coding sequence GTGAGTAGACTTGCTACAAGTATAATTGGAGAAAAGTTTAATAGGCTTATCGTGGTGGATCAATATCAGATAAACGGAAAAGGTAAAACTATCTGTGAATGTAAATGCGATTGTGGCAGCAAAAGATTACTGAAAGTAAACTACAGTGAGATTAAAAGGGGGAAAGTTAAGTCTTGCGGTTGTCTTGTAATAGAGAATACCAAAAAGGCAAACACTAAACATAAAAATAGTAACTCTCATCTACATAATGTTTGGTGCAAAATGAAATCCAAATGCTACAATCACACTAGTAAGTACTTTAAAAACTATGGTGGCAAAGGGATTGAAGTTTACAAATACTGGCTGGGTGTAAGTGGCTATGATAATTTTTATGACTGGAGCATGTCTAATGGATACTCTAAAGGATTATACCTTAGTAGAAAAGATAAGATGAAAGACTATTCACCAGATAATTGCCTGTGGGGAAAGTCTAAAGAAACATACAATAATGAATCCTTTAGTATGAAGAGTAAATTATCAATTAACGGAAGTGAATACACTCTAGAGCAAATCTGTTCTTTGGTTGGAATATCCTTCAGGGCGGTAGTAGAGAGGATTAAAAATAACTATCTAGATGAGAGAATGCTTATGACCACAATGGAACTCAAACAGATTAATCTCAAACAAAAGCACGATGCACTTAAGATGGAAGAATATGACTACACTCCCTTTACAGAAATAGGAAGTAACATGATTGCGGAAAAATCTAAATCAGGAATATATGAAATCAAAAACAATCTTAACAATAAAGTTTACGTTGGGAGTGCGGTCGATATTTTCACAAGGTGGAAAAATCATATAAATAATTTAAATAGAAACACTCACCATTCGAAACATTTACAAAATGCATGGAACAAGTATGGAGGAGGGAATTTCAAATTTAAAGTCTTAGAATATGTAGATAAAGATCACTTAATAAATAGAGAGCAATATTGGATGGATGAATTGAACGCCTACTCTAGTGACCTTGGATATAATATTCAGTCTATTGCAGGAAGTCCACTTGGAAGAAAAATGAGTGACGAGACAAAGCAAAACTGGAGTAAAAGTCGAAGAAAACCTGTAGTACAACTAAAAGAAGATGATGGTATAGTATATCTTGTTGCTAGATGGGATGGGATTAAAGACGCAGCAAAACACCTGAATCTTCATGAGCAGAACATTTCACATTGCTGTAAAAATTTTCGTATACCTCATAGGTGTGGAGGATTTATATGGATGTATGCTAATGAGTTTGATAATTTATTAATTAATAATGATAAAGAGTCTAGCAGCTCGAAGAACAAGAAAGCAAAAGATTTAGGTGTGCCTATTATTAATGAAGAAGAGTTTGTGAGTTTAATAAAATAA
- a CDS encoding LAGLIDADG family homing endonuclease, protein MRNRNYENREVMHQKIVIEGKTYGQTAKELDCSATAVRNWAIKFDFPKEPLYIKLNREHGEKIENDYTQNNKFFSEIAEDYGVNWQTVSDVLRHRNIKIRTRSDIKKKLDSENKCRVYDINRNYFETWSNNMAYILGFICADGCVHTHYDEKLNKSKNVVIISLEKSDIEILHKIKDEIGYEGEVHTYKSKGFNKESHYCTLRMNSVQLVKSLKSLGVTERKSLTIKMPPVPEEYQLDFIRGYFDGDGSVGGQYPSNSFGIKTTKQQIRFRLFSGSRDIIESMELILRNKGLKKKNINKQRSVYEILYSTKESIKIYNMMYYDGCLHLYRKKKKFDELIQTRESQLAAN, encoded by the coding sequence GTGAGAAATAGAAATTATGAAAATAGAGAAGTAATGCATCAAAAGATTGTGATTGAAGGCAAAACATATGGTCAAACAGCTAAGGAGTTAGATTGTAGTGCAACTGCAGTTAGGAACTGGGCAATCAAATTTGATTTTCCTAAAGAGCCTCTATACATAAAGCTTAATAGAGAACATGGGGAAAAAATAGAAAATGATTATACTCAAAACAATAAATTTTTTAGTGAAATAGCCGAAGACTATGGAGTCAACTGGCAAACAGTATCTGATGTTCTACGACACAGAAATATTAAAATAAGAACGAGATCAGATATTAAAAAGAAGCTAGACTCGGAAAACAAATGTAGAGTATATGACATCAATCGCAACTATTTTGAAACTTGGTCTAATAATATGGCATACATACTTGGTTTCATTTGTGCTGATGGATGTGTTCACACTCACTATGATGAAAAGTTAAATAAGTCAAAGAATGTTGTTATTATCTCTCTTGAAAAAAGCGACATTGAAATTTTACATAAAATAAAGGATGAGATCGGTTACGAAGGAGAAGTGCACACTTATAAAAGCAAAGGATTCAATAAAGAGAGCCACTATTGTACACTGAGGATGAATTCAGTTCAATTAGTTAAAAGTTTGAAGTCTTTAGGTGTGACAGAGCGAAAGTCCTTAACTATAAAAATGCCTCCAGTACCAGAAGAATATCAGCTAGATTTTATTAGAGGGTATTTTGATGGGGATGGGAGCGTGGGTGGTCAGTATCCTTCGAACTCATTTGGCATAAAAACTACCAAGCAGCAAATTAGGTTCAGACTGTTTAGTGGTAGTAGAGATATAATTGAATCAATGGAATTGATATTGAGAAATAAAGGACTAAAAAAGAAAAATATAAATAAGCAGCGATCCGTCTATGAAATATTATACAGTACAAAGGAATCGATAAAAATATACAATATGATGTACTATGAT